A window of Panicum virgatum strain AP13 chromosome 8K, P.virgatum_v5, whole genome shotgun sequence contains these coding sequences:
- the LOC120643505 gene encoding heterogeneous nuclear ribonucleoprotein Q-like isoform X3, with translation MSRRTEIAASTKSVELVKQEDHLEFDDPDEEDEEEEVEYEEIEEEVEYEEVEEEEEEEEEEKSEVACEGDAKHDSKMAGVYQKDEDEKEKHAELLALPPHGSEVYVGGISSDISSEDLKNLFESVGEVVEVRIRGKGDNKLYAFVNFRDKELALKAIQKLNNKDLKGKKIKVSSSQAKNRLFIGNVPRDWTLDDFKNAVEEVGPGVLKVNLPKAPRSDRHKGYGFIEYYNQACAEYARQKMCTPEFKLDSNAPTVNWADPRNSGESASTAQVKSLYVKNLPKTVTEKQLKKLFEHLGEITKVILPPAKAGHENRYGFVHFKERHMAIKALKNTERYELDGQLLDCSLAKADKKDDTVSVPTAKKGAYNPLGNGLAGVYNPLGNGLASAYGVLPAHAAQPILYAPGAPSASTMSPMVLPDGRLVYVPQPAGQQTVHLASPPAQQGGRRYGGSGSSGGGSSSGGRRQRGDGRGSNSNNSRRGRHRPY, from the exons ATGTCAAGGAGGACAGAAATTGCTGCTTCCACCAAATCCGTTGAATTGGTCAAACAAGAAGACCATTTGGAGTTTGATGATCCTGAcgaggaagatgaagaggaagaagttGAGTATGAAGAAATTGAGGAGGAGGTTGAGTATGAAGAggtagaagaggaggaagaggaggaggaggaggaaaaatCTGAAGTTGCGTGTGAAGGTGATGCTAAACATGATAGTAAAATGGCGGGTGTTTATCAGAAGGATGAGGACGAAAAAGAGAAGCATGCTGAGCTTCTTGCTCTTCCTCCTCATGGATCCGAAGTGTACGTTGGGGGCATCTCCTCAGATATATCTTCTGAAGATCTAAAAAATCTATTTGAGTCGGTTGGAGAAGTCGTGGAG GTGCGGATACGAGGAAAGGGGGATAACAAGCTGTATGCTTTTGTTAATTTCAGAGATAAAGAACTGGCTTTAAAGGCCATCCAAAAGTTGAACAATAAGGACCTAAAG GGAAAGAAGATAAAAGTTTCTTCCTCCCAGGCAAAGAACAGGCTATTTATTGGGAATGTACCCAGAGATTGGACACTGGATGATTTCAAAAATGCAGTGGAAGAAGTTGGTCCTGGGGTTTTAAAAGTTAATCTCCCGAAG GCACCGCGTTCAGATCGCCACAAGGGTTATGGCTTTATTGAATACTACAACCAGGCATGTGCAGAGTATGCTAGGCAGAAAATGTGTACCCCAGAATTCAAACTAGATTCAAATGCTCCTACTGTCAACTGGGCAGATCCTAGAAATAGCGGCGAATCTGCTTCTACTGCGCAG GTTAAATCTCTATATGTCAAAAACCTACCCAAGACTGTTACTGAAAAGCAGCTGAAAAAGCTGTTCGAGCATCTTGGAGAAATTACAAAAGTTATTCTTCCTCCTGCAAAAGCTGGTCATGAAAATCGGTATGGTTTTGTTCACTTTAAGGAACGGCACATGGCTATTAAGGCTTTGAAGAACACCGAGAGATATGAACTTGATG GCCAGCTGCTGGATTGTTCACTTGCAAAAGCTGATAAGAAGGATGATACTGTATCAGTACCTACTGCGAAAAAAG GTGCTTATAATCCACTAGGAAATGGACTGGCTGGTGTTTATAATCCACTTGGAAATGGATTGGCAAGTGCTTATGGTGTGCTTCCTGCTCATGCTGCACAG CCAATTTTGTATGCTCCAGGTGCTCCTTCAGCTTCAACAATGAGCCCAATGGTTCTACCAGATGGCCGTCTTGTATATGT ACCACAACCTGCAGGGCAGCAGACTGTGCATCTGGCTTCGCCTCCGGCGCAGCAAGGTGGTCGTCGTTATggtggcagcggcagcagcggcggcggatccagCTCCGGTGGAAGGCGGCAGAGAGGAGATGGCCGTGGTAGTAATAGCAACAACAGCCGCAGAGGCCGACACCGTCCCTACTGA
- the LOC120643505 gene encoding heterogeneous nuclear ribonucleoprotein Q-like isoform X2 encodes MSRRTEIAASTKSVELVKQEDHLEFDDPDEEDEEEEVEYEEIEEEVEYEEVEEEEEEEEEEKSEVACEGDAKHDSKMAGVYQKDEDEKEKHAELLALPPHGSEVYVGGISSDISSEDLKNLFESVGEVVEVRIRGKGDNKLYAFVNFRDKELALKAIQKLNNKDLKGKKIKVSSSQAKNRLFIGNVPRDWTLDDFKNAVEEVGPGVLKVNLPKAPRSDRHKGYGFIEYYNQACAEYARQKMCTPEFKLDSNAPTVNWADPRNSGESASTAQVKSLYVKNLPKTVTEKQLKKLFEHLGEITKVILPPAKAGHENRYGFVHFKERHMAIKALKNTERYELDGQLLDCSLAKADKKDDTVSVPTAKKGPLLPSYTPLGYGLVGANPLGNGLAGAYNPLGNGLAGVYNPLGNGLASAYGVLPAHAAQPILYAPGAPSASTMSPMVLPDGRLVYVPQPAGQQTVHLASPPAQQGGRRYGGSGSSGGGSSSGGRRQRGDGRGSNSNNSRRGRHRPY; translated from the exons ATGTCAAGGAGGACAGAAATTGCTGCTTCCACCAAATCCGTTGAATTGGTCAAACAAGAAGACCATTTGGAGTTTGATGATCCTGAcgaggaagatgaagaggaagaagttGAGTATGAAGAAATTGAGGAGGAGGTTGAGTATGAAGAggtagaagaggaggaagaggaggaggaggaggaaaaatCTGAAGTTGCGTGTGAAGGTGATGCTAAACATGATAGTAAAATGGCGGGTGTTTATCAGAAGGATGAGGACGAAAAAGAGAAGCATGCTGAGCTTCTTGCTCTTCCTCCTCATGGATCCGAAGTGTACGTTGGGGGCATCTCCTCAGATATATCTTCTGAAGATCTAAAAAATCTATTTGAGTCGGTTGGAGAAGTCGTGGAG GTGCGGATACGAGGAAAGGGGGATAACAAGCTGTATGCTTTTGTTAATTTCAGAGATAAAGAACTGGCTTTAAAGGCCATCCAAAAGTTGAACAATAAGGACCTAAAG GGAAAGAAGATAAAAGTTTCTTCCTCCCAGGCAAAGAACAGGCTATTTATTGGGAATGTACCCAGAGATTGGACACTGGATGATTTCAAAAATGCAGTGGAAGAAGTTGGTCCTGGGGTTTTAAAAGTTAATCTCCCGAAG GCACCGCGTTCAGATCGCCACAAGGGTTATGGCTTTATTGAATACTACAACCAGGCATGTGCAGAGTATGCTAGGCAGAAAATGTGTACCCCAGAATTCAAACTAGATTCAAATGCTCCTACTGTCAACTGGGCAGATCCTAGAAATAGCGGCGAATCTGCTTCTACTGCGCAG GTTAAATCTCTATATGTCAAAAACCTACCCAAGACTGTTACTGAAAAGCAGCTGAAAAAGCTGTTCGAGCATCTTGGAGAAATTACAAAAGTTATTCTTCCTCCTGCAAAAGCTGGTCATGAAAATCGGTATGGTTTTGTTCACTTTAAGGAACGGCACATGGCTATTAAGGCTTTGAAGAACACCGAGAGATATGAACTTGATG GCCAGCTGCTGGATTGTTCACTTGCAAAAGCTGATAAGAAGGATGATACTGTATCAGTACCTACTGCGAAAAAAGGTCCATTGCTGCCAAGTTATACCCCACTTGGATATGGACTGGTGGGGGCCAATCCACTTGGAAATGGACTGGCAGGTGCTTATAATCCACTAGGAAATGGACTGGCTGGTGTTTATAATCCACTTGGAAATGGATTGGCAAGTGCTTATGGTGTGCTTCCTGCTCATGCTGCACAG CCAATTTTGTATGCTCCAGGTGCTCCTTCAGCTTCAACAATGAGCCCAATGGTTCTACCAGATGGCCGTCTTGTATATGT ACCACAACCTGCAGGGCAGCAGACTGTGCATCTGGCTTCGCCTCCGGCGCAGCAAGGTGGTCGTCGTTATggtggcagcggcagcagcggcggcggatccagCTCCGGTGGAAGGCGGCAGAGAGGAGATGGCCGTGGTAGTAATAGCAACAACAGCCGCAGAGGCCGACACCGTCCCTACTGA
- the LOC120643505 gene encoding heterogeneous nuclear ribonucleoprotein Q-like isoform X1 produces the protein MSRRTEIAASTKSVELVKQEDHLEFDDPDEEDEEEEVEYEEIEEEVEYEEVEEEEEEEEEEKSEVACEGDAKHDSKMAGVYQKDEDEKEKHAELLALPPHGSEVYVGGISSDISSEDLKNLFESVGEVVEVRIRGKGDNKLYAFVNFRDKELALKAIQKLNNKDLKGKKIKVSSSQAKNRLFIGNVPRDWTLDDFKNAVEEVGPGVLKVNLPKAPRSDRHKGYGFIEYYNQACAEYARQKMCTPEFKLDSNAPTVNWADPRNSGESASTAQVLLSFEHHKTKCYFYVSFYNDVVYGCKFCLQVKSLYVKNLPKTVTEKQLKKLFEHLGEITKVILPPAKAGHENRYGFVHFKERHMAIKALKNTERYELDGQLLDCSLAKADKKDDTVSVPTAKKGPLLPSYTPLGYGLVGANPLGNGLAGAYNPLGNGLAGVYNPLGNGLASAYGVLPAHAAQPILYAPGAPSASTMSPMVLPDGRLVYVPQPAGQQTVHLASPPAQQGGRRYGGSGSSGGGSSSGGRRQRGDGRGSNSNNSRRGRHRPY, from the exons ATGTCAAGGAGGACAGAAATTGCTGCTTCCACCAAATCCGTTGAATTGGTCAAACAAGAAGACCATTTGGAGTTTGATGATCCTGAcgaggaagatgaagaggaagaagttGAGTATGAAGAAATTGAGGAGGAGGTTGAGTATGAAGAggtagaagaggaggaagaggaggaggaggaggaaaaatCTGAAGTTGCGTGTGAAGGTGATGCTAAACATGATAGTAAAATGGCGGGTGTTTATCAGAAGGATGAGGACGAAAAAGAGAAGCATGCTGAGCTTCTTGCTCTTCCTCCTCATGGATCCGAAGTGTACGTTGGGGGCATCTCCTCAGATATATCTTCTGAAGATCTAAAAAATCTATTTGAGTCGGTTGGAGAAGTCGTGGAG GTGCGGATACGAGGAAAGGGGGATAACAAGCTGTATGCTTTTGTTAATTTCAGAGATAAAGAACTGGCTTTAAAGGCCATCCAAAAGTTGAACAATAAGGACCTAAAG GGAAAGAAGATAAAAGTTTCTTCCTCCCAGGCAAAGAACAGGCTATTTATTGGGAATGTACCCAGAGATTGGACACTGGATGATTTCAAAAATGCAGTGGAAGAAGTTGGTCCTGGGGTTTTAAAAGTTAATCTCCCGAAG GCACCGCGTTCAGATCGCCACAAGGGTTATGGCTTTATTGAATACTACAACCAGGCATGTGCAGAGTATGCTAGGCAGAAAATGTGTACCCCAGAATTCAAACTAGATTCAAATGCTCCTACTGTCAACTGGGCAGATCCTAGAAATAGCGGCGAATCTGCTTCTACTGCGCAGGTTCTTTTGAGTTTTGAGCACCACAAGACAAAATGTTACTTTTATGTTTCCTTCTATAATGATGTTGTATATGGATGTAAATTTTGTCTTCAGGTTAAATCTCTATATGTCAAAAACCTACCCAAGACTGTTACTGAAAAGCAGCTGAAAAAGCTGTTCGAGCATCTTGGAGAAATTACAAAAGTTATTCTTCCTCCTGCAAAAGCTGGTCATGAAAATCGGTATGGTTTTGTTCACTTTAAGGAACGGCACATGGCTATTAAGGCTTTGAAGAACACCGAGAGATATGAACTTGATG GCCAGCTGCTGGATTGTTCACTTGCAAAAGCTGATAAGAAGGATGATACTGTATCAGTACCTACTGCGAAAAAAGGTCCATTGCTGCCAAGTTATACCCCACTTGGATATGGACTGGTGGGGGCCAATCCACTTGGAAATGGACTGGCAGGTGCTTATAATCCACTAGGAAATGGACTGGCTGGTGTTTATAATCCACTTGGAAATGGATTGGCAAGTGCTTATGGTGTGCTTCCTGCTCATGCTGCACAG CCAATTTTGTATGCTCCAGGTGCTCCTTCAGCTTCAACAATGAGCCCAATGGTTCTACCAGATGGCCGTCTTGTATATGT ACCACAACCTGCAGGGCAGCAGACTGTGCATCTGGCTTCGCCTCCGGCGCAGCAAGGTGGTCGTCGTTATggtggcagcggcagcagcggcggcggatccagCTCCGGTGGAAGGCGGCAGAGAGGAGATGGCCGTGGTAGTAATAGCAACAACAGCCGCAGAGGCCGACACCGTCCCTACTGA
- the LOC120646488 gene encoding translation initiation factor IF-2-like, with the protein MKVASGGVVGAGGCGRKLELACAALSLPSIQAAAPALHVLFQIGKKLQLEPCLHALKITIHTHQLCKGAALCEGAPLAELTAPLRAGSSSGFDGRELASRRRTRAAGGVARRQAGPARGRPCPGARLPQHAVAGPRLPRREAALAGGGPCPGAPLSQFATAPARREAVPAAGGPRLEPRGATGGNRRREERSGRRLAACCKEGRQRPQLSAAATRRSPSSSLAASLGRDLDGSPVACSPARAGAAPPPRAGLGRWEAARLHQRALGLAASRGGRSVLSRISGHGGGRLCSRRRPDVQASAGANGSTGLGVLRPVSKKGKYVFLHLRQPP; encoded by the exons ATGAAA GTAGccagcggcggcgtggtgggtgCCGGTGGATGCGGGCGGAAGCTCGAGCTAGCCTGTGCTGCCCTTTCTCTCCCGTCGATTCAAGCTGCAGCTCCTGCACTCCATGTCCTCTTCCAAATCGGCAAGAAGCTGCAGCTCGAACCTTGCTTGCATGCTCTTAAGATTACAATTCACACTCACCAGCTTTGCAAGGGGGCCGCGCTTTGCGAgggcgcgccgctcgccgagcTCACCGCGCCTCTGCGGGCCGGGAGCTCGAGCGGGTTCGATGGACGCGAGCTGGCCTCGCGCCGGCGGacgcgggcggccggcggcgttgcGCGGCGCCAAGCTGGCCCGGCGCGCGGCCGCCCCTGCCCTGGTGCGCGGCTCCCCCAGCACGCGGTGGCCGGCCCACGCCTACCCCGGCGTGAGGCCGCCCTCGCCGGTGGCGGTCCCTGCCCCGGCGCGCCCCTGTCCCAGTTCGCGACCGCCCCTGCCCGGCGCGAGGcggtccccgccgccggcggtccCCGCCTGGAACCGAGGGGCGCGACGGGCGGGAACAGGAGGCGCGAGGAGCGATctgggcggcggctggcggcgtgTTGCAAGGAGGGGAGGCAACGGCCCCAGCTTTCTGCAGCAGCAACCCGACGgtctccctcctcctcgcttGCCGCGTCCCTCGGGAGGGACCTCGACGGCTCGCCCGTCGCCTGCTCTCCAGCAAGGGCAGGGGCAGCGCCTCCTCCACGTGCTGGGCTGGGTCGCTGGGAGGCCGCCCGCCTGCACCAGCGCGCGTTAGGCCTGGCGGCCTCGCGCGGCGGACGCTCGGTCCTTTCACGGATCTCCGGTCACGGTGGCGGGCGCCTCTgctcacggcggcggccggacgtCCAGGCGAGCGCGGGCGCGAATGGGTCCACGGGATTGGGCGTTCTCCGGCCTGTTAGCAAGAAGGGCAAATACGTCTTTCTCCACCTCCGTCAGCCACCATAA
- the LOC120643506 gene encoding mitochondrial acidic protein mam33-like, producing the protein MGRSIISLGRGGSFFANAVTVQPHRSPPAAMFLRRLRTSAALRRGASDGGVLAALRAELSHELASSAPSDPPPFHSQDDPDFVTVRDAPRAQDVLLRRRGDSDEVLVSALLAPLQFADQAPLPRAALMKVFVSKPGAAPVLHFDCRTFWVGEDGGDADYAIDAVRYHPIPGDAAEGKYEGPEFRDLDPGLKAALREFLAARGVNSKLAGSILHHLLQKEHSQYVNWLKTLEMAFAKNH; encoded by the exons ATGGGCCGATCAATAATCTCGCTGGGCCGGGGTGGTTCCTTCTTCGCAAATGCTGTCACCGTGCAACCGCATCGCAGCCCCCCGGCAGCGATGTTCCTGCGGCGGCTGAGAACCTCCGCCGCTCTCCGCCGTGGCGCTAGCGACGGCGGCGTCCTGGCCGCCCTCCGCGCCGAGCTCTCACACGAGCTCGCCTCCTCCGCCCCGTCCGATCCCCCTCCCTTCCATTCCCAG GACGACCCTGACTTCGTCACCGTAAGGGATGCCCCGCGCGCGCAGGACGTGCTCCTGCGCCGCCGGGGCGATTCCGACGAGGTCCTCGTGTCGGCGCTGCTCGCGCCGCTGCAGTTCGCGGACCAAGCGCCGCTGCCCAGGGCCGCGCTCATGAAGGTGTTCGTCAGTAAGCCTGGCGCGGCTCCGGTGCTGCACTTCGACTGCCGTACGTTCTGGGTtggggaggacggcggcgacgctgACTATGCTATTGACGCTGTTCGGTACCACCCAATTCCTGGTGATGCTGCGGAAGGCAAGTATGAAGGGCCGGAGTTCAG AGATTTGGATCCTGGGCTAAAAGCTGCATTGCGAGAATTTCTAGCGGCAAGGGGCGTCAACTCCAAGCTGGCAGGCTCAATTCTCCATCACTTGCTTCAGAAGGAGCACTCCCAGTATGTGAATTGGCTGAAGACTTTAGAAATGGCATTTGCAAAAAATCATTGA